A part of Hydrogenobacter sp. T-8 genomic DNA contains:
- a CDS encoding FMN-binding protein, producing the protein MALLALLFLIVYTLLSPNPLQAKEFKRPEQALSQIYPGSQIEVRNITLTREQVEEVQRISGVRLESRLASWYIVKKGGQIVAYGYADIHRVRTHPEVVLYTITPDGRLDVVEVLAFYEPLEYMPEDQWLRLFAGKQLSKDPIRLRRDIPNITGATLTARAITDNARKVLAMWQILFGGQR; encoded by the coding sequence ATGGCTCTGTTGGCTCTTTTATTTCTTATTGTTTACACTCTCTTATCCCCTAACCCCTTGCAAGCAAAGGAGTTTAAAAGACCAGAGCAAGCCCTTTCTCAGATTTATCCCGGCTCTCAAATAGAGGTTAGGAATATTACCCTCACGAGAGAGCAGGTGGAAGAGGTCCAAAGGATATCTGGCGTCAGGTTAGAATCAAGGCTTGCGTCGTGGTATATAGTCAAAAAAGGTGGACAAATAGTAGCCTATGGCTATGCGGACATACACAGAGTTAGGACGCATCCAGAGGTAGTCCTATATACAATTACCCCAGACGGAAGGCTTGACGTGGTAGAGGTGCTTGCCTTTTATGAGCCTCTTGAGTATATGCCAGAGGACCAATGGCTTAGGCTCTTTGCAGGTAAACAGCTAAGCAAAGACCCCATAAGACTTAGGAGAGATATTCCCAATATAACAGGTGCTACTTTGACAGCAAGAGCTATAACTGACAATGCCCGTAAAGTGCTTGCCATGTGGCAGATACTTTTTGGAGGTCAAAGGTGA
- a CDS encoding FlxA-like family protein — translation MKKVLLATALFSTAVFAQTPEDRIRQLEEQIRMLQQEVQKLKEEQKKAEETRKETEALKEEVRQLRLDIAMPKLEIKSYSGLGPAASKVHFNPRGVSIGGYGELTFVHNDVNARGGAKSIADMQRLILYLGYAFDEKLKFNSELELEHASTSGGHGTGGGYFKAELAYLDYRFRPELGLRGGLLLMPVGIINEVHEPPTFPSAERPFFERRIMMSTWEEMGLGVYGTVGPVDYRFYLINGLMLKGGGDYNALEPLKTVRQRGARAVADRLGYTGRVDIDLPFNLKIGGSFVYADVQSKGGSDSQLGLRRGSKVGSLTMFSPHIWWQYAGWDVRFVGALVKTEDALKMSRDLFGNNIQNPNTGANRNNIMPKEQQGFYVQVAYDLFRLFGPENQELYVFGIYEDFDTHKKVPSGYLKPDGHKLKVYNFGISYKPHPLVAIKADYAKLDYSKPKKDENEYRLTLGFMF, via the coding sequence ATGAAGAAGGTGCTTTTAGCCACCGCACTCTTTTCCACTGCAGTTTTTGCCCAAACGCCAGAGGACAGAATTCGTCAGCTTGAGGAGCAGATAAGGATGCTCCAGCAGGAGGTTCAAAAGCTAAAAGAGGAGCAAAAGAAGGCAGAAGAAACAAGGAAGGAAACAGAAGCCCTCAAGGAAGAAGTAAGACAGCTCAGGCTTGACATTGCCATGCCAAAACTTGAAATTAAGTCCTATTCTGGACTTGGTCCTGCAGCCTCAAAGGTGCACTTTAACCCAAGGGGCGTCTCCATCGGAGGTTATGGTGAGCTTACCTTTGTGCATAATGATGTAAACGCTAGAGGTGGGGCAAAGAGCATAGCGGATATGCAGAGGCTTATACTCTATCTTGGTTATGCCTTTGATGAAAAGCTCAAGTTCAACTCAGAGCTTGAGCTGGAGCACGCCTCTACCTCTGGAGGGCATGGCACAGGCGGAGGATACTTCAAGGCGGAGCTGGCATATCTTGACTATAGGTTTAGACCAGAGTTAGGGCTAAGAGGTGGTCTCCTTCTTATGCCCGTAGGAATAATCAACGAAGTTCATGAGCCTCCCACCTTCCCCTCTGCGGAAAGACCCTTCTTTGAACGTAGGATAATGATGTCCACATGGGAAGAGATGGGTCTTGGAGTGTATGGGACGGTAGGTCCTGTAGACTACAGGTTTTATCTGATAAACGGACTTATGCTGAAAGGTGGTGGAGACTACAATGCACTTGAGCCTTTAAAAACTGTCAGACAAAGAGGTGCAAGGGCTGTGGCAGACAGGCTTGGATATACGGGAAGAGTGGATATAGACCTGCCCTTTAACCTAAAAATTGGAGGTTCTTTTGTCTACGCAGATGTGCAGTCTAAGGGTGGTTCAGATTCTCAGCTTGGTCTCAGAAGAGGTTCAAAGGTTGGCTCTCTTACCATGTTCTCTCCTCACATATGGTGGCAGTATGCGGGATGGGATGTGAGGTTTGTAGGAGCATTGGTGAAAACTGAGGATGCTCTAAAGATGTCCAGAGACCTCTTTGGAAACAACATCCAGAACCCAAACACCGGTGCTAACAGAAATAACATAATGCCAAAGGAACAGCAAGGCTTTTATGTGCAGGTTGCTTACGACCTCTTTAGGCTCTTTGGACCAGAAAATCAGGAGCTTTATGTCTTTGGAATATACGAGGACTTTGATACACACAAGAAAGTGCCCTCTGGCTATCTAAAACCTGACGGACATAAGCTAAAGGTTTATAACTTCGGCATTTCCTATAAACCACACCCTCTCGTAGCCATAAAGGCGGACTATGCGAAGTTAGACTACAGCAAGCCAAAGAAGGATGAAAACGAATACAGGCTCACTCTTGGTTTTATGTTCTGA
- a CDS encoding DsrE family protein: protein MFVSEENHHRTETAFTMAKSLLSAGNEVVIVLEGPAVKLAQKSYQRKSIYRQGLVDVLREGGMVYACPYWGRKLGIKELLEGIQWANPAVVFPRLSGESTKVMVW from the coding sequence ATGTTCGTTTCTGAGGAAAACCATCATAGGACAGAGACAGCATTTACCATGGCTAAGTCTTTGCTATCAGCTGGTAATGAGGTAGTTATTGTCCTTGAAGGTCCTGCGGTAAAGCTGGCTCAGAAAAGCTACCAAAGGAAATCTATCTATAGGCAAGGCTTGGTGGATGTGTTGAGAGAAGGCGGAATGGTATATGCGTGTCCTTATTGGGGAAGAAAGCTTGGGATCAAAGAGCTCTTAGAGGGTATCCAGTGGGCAAATCCGGCTGTAGTTTTCCCAAGACTTTCAGGTGAAAGCACAAAAGTCATGGTTTGGTAG
- a CDS encoding ferritin-like domain-containing protein, whose protein sequence is MDKQAVIERLNRILELELAGVVRYTHYALMVYGVNRIPIVKWLEKQAEEALQHAREVGELITYLGGHPSLAIGPLLETYRHEIEEILKESLEHELKAFEEYKALLELVKDKDPRLEEWTREKLKEELEHYDEVNKMLRKPGQIEVYH, encoded by the coding sequence ATGGACAAGCAGGCGGTCATTGAGAGGCTCAACCGTATCCTTGAGTTGGAGCTGGCAGGTGTGGTGCGCTACACTCACTATGCGCTTATGGTCTATGGGGTGAACCGTATACCCATCGTCAAGTGGCTTGAAAAACAAGCAGAAGAAGCCCTCCAGCATGCAAGAGAAGTGGGAGAGCTTATCACTTACCTTGGCGGCCATCCCTCGCTGGCTATAGGTCCACTGTTGGAGACCTACAGGCACGAAATTGAGGAAATCTTAAAGGAGTCTCTGGAGCATGAGCTAAAAGCCTTTGAGGAATACAAGGCATTGCTTGAGCTGGTAAAGGACAAGGACCCAAGGCTCGAGGAGTGGACAAGGGAAAAGCTCAAGGAAGAGCTGGAACACTACGATGAGGTCAACAAAATGCTCAGAAAGCCCGGTCAGATTGAGGTCTATCACTAA
- a CDS encoding DUF2325 domain-containing protein: MRLLVLGGHDRMRARVKELSKRYGVNIKFINQETQQNIDSALACADWVIVFTGLVGHNMVRLAKDYAKDRCIFCHSHGVCSLEREIKRLVKNEGSSLDI, from the coding sequence ATGCGGTTGTTAGTTCTTGGAGGACACGACAGGATGAGGGCAAGGGTTAAAGAGCTTTCCAAGAGGTATGGAGTAAACATCAAGTTTATAAACCAAGAAACACAGCAGAACATTGACAGTGCATTGGCGTGTGCGGACTGGGTAATAGTCTTCACTGGTCTTGTGGGGCACAACATGGTTCGGCTTGCCAAAGATTATGCAAAGGATAGGTGCATCTTTTGCCACTCTCATGGTGTGTGCAGTCTGGAGAGGGAGATAAAGAGGCTGGTAAAAAATGAGGGGAGTAGTCTTGATATTTGA
- a CDS encoding NUDIX domain-containing protein translates to MKEPKTPYLAVDGILRLWEGERFKGLVLIERLYAPEGLALPGGFVEVGESVESAVLREIKEETGLDARINRLFGVYSDSKRDPRFHVVSVVFVCDAEGEPKAGDDAKRVRVYRLEDLPLDLLVFDHKSILLDYMKKC, encoded by the coding sequence ATGAAAGAACCAAAAACTCCCTATCTTGCAGTGGATGGTATACTAAGGCTCTGGGAAGGTGAAAGATTTAAAGGTTTAGTGCTTATAGAAAGGTTATACGCTCCAGAGGGTTTAGCTCTGCCCGGAGGCTTTGTGGAGGTGGGAGAAAGCGTAGAATCCGCAGTGTTAAGAGAAATAAAAGAAGAAACGGGTCTTGATGCAAGGATAAACAGGCTCTTTGGAGTCTATTCTGACTCAAAGAGAGACCCAAGGTTTCATGTAGTTTCTGTAGTCTTTGTATGTGATGCGGAGGGTGAACCAAAGGCTGGAGATGACGCAAAAAGGGTAAGGGTTTACAGACTTGAAGACCTGCCCCTTGACCTATTGGTCTTTGACCACAAGAGCATACTTTTAGACTACATGAAAAAATGTTAA
- the panB gene encoding 3-methyl-2-oxobutanoate hydroxymethyltransferase translates to MESITVRSLFKKKQEGKKIVMVSTYDYISAKLCEQVGIDCILVGDSLGMVFQGQDTTLPVSLEEMIYHTKAVRRGAKNTFVIVDMPFMSYQVSLEEAIRNCGRVIKETGANAVKIEGGEEVAELVYRLVSIGIPVVGHIGFTPQSVHALGGYRVVGRAVEEAERVKRGFKALEEAGAFMVVLESIPKGLTKELTQGSRAITIGIGAGPYCDGQVLVFHDLVGLVEDIKPKFVKRYIEGAELFRNALKKFKSEVEEGIFPSEEESYG, encoded by the coding sequence ATGGAAAGCATAACGGTAAGAAGCCTTTTTAAGAAGAAGCAAGAGGGAAAGAAGATAGTTATGGTGTCTACCTATGACTATATATCTGCAAAACTCTGCGAACAGGTAGGTATAGACTGTATACTTGTGGGAGACTCTCTTGGAATGGTCTTCCAGGGACAAGATACTACCCTGCCTGTTAGCCTTGAGGAAATGATATACCACACAAAGGCTGTCAGAAGGGGTGCAAAAAACACCTTTGTTATCGTGGATATGCCCTTTATGAGCTATCAGGTAAGCCTTGAGGAAGCCATAAGAAACTGTGGAAGGGTTATAAAGGAAACGGGAGCAAACGCAGTAAAGATAGAAGGTGGTGAGGAGGTGGCGGAGTTAGTATACAGGCTCGTAAGCATTGGCATACCAGTGGTGGGGCATATTGGTTTTACACCTCAGAGCGTGCATGCACTGGGTGGATATAGGGTAGTGGGAAGGGCAGTGGAAGAGGCGGAACGTGTCAAAAGGGGCTTTAAAGCACTGGAAGAGGCAGGAGCCTTTATGGTGGTGCTTGAAAGTATACCGAAGGGGCTTACAAAGGAGCTCACACAGGGCTCAAGAGCCATAACCATAGGCATAGGTGCAGGACCTTACTGCGATGGTCAGGTCTTGGTGTTTCATGACCTTGTGGGTTTGGTGGAGGATATAAAGCCGAAGTTTGTAAAGAGATACATTGAGGGTGCGGAGCTTTTCAGAAATGCTCTAAAAAAGTTCAAAAGTGAAGTGGAAGAGGGAATTTTCCCTTCAGAGGAAGAAAGCTATGGATGA
- a CDS encoding GspE/PulE family protein, protein MDEAKLLELLVKLGYISGDKAIEAQKEKGKDEDIISTLLRLGFIDDVRLIDFYQKYMPQRLWRGSIENIALPEGLKEKLPESLLRKHTIAPVKYEDGKLYVLTINPFNQSAINELRFKTKINTIVPFVSTKKSIEDLLNKLYPAVDRIVESFEVGDEVEIEAEEMELSPEMLMAEAGEGPIVRLANFLIAEAVNLGASDIHIEPQEKKLLVRYRVDGVLRIYHEFPVRIKDSLVARFKIMANLDIAEKRRPQDGRIRTRFKGKKIDLRLSTVPTVYGEKVVMRIQEAERYLNVKLDDLGFEPDDLEKFRKAIWTPWGMILVTGPTGSGKTTTLYASLMERNSPDVNIMTAEDPVEVAIPGLNQVQINERIGLTFASVLRAFLRQDPDIILIGEIRDTETAEIGIKAALTGHLVFSTLHTNDAPSSVTRLVDMGIEPFLVGSSVILIVAQRLVRKLCPKCKMPDDTPREALYRLGVLKSPDEDIVIYKANPKGCEHCNGSGYKGRTAVHEILEVDEEMRKLIVKGATAEDIRDLARKKGMRTLYEAGILKVRKGITSLAEVERVLAK, encoded by the coding sequence ATGGATGAGGCAAAACTTTTAGAGCTTTTGGTAAAACTCGGATACATAAGCGGAGATAAAGCCATAGAGGCTCAGAAAGAGAAAGGGAAAGATGAAGACATAATAAGCACGCTTTTAAGGCTTGGTTTCATTGACGATGTTAGGCTTATAGATTTTTATCAGAAATATATGCCACAGAGGTTGTGGAGAGGTAGCATTGAAAATATAGCCCTTCCCGAAGGATTAAAAGAAAAACTTCCAGAGAGCCTACTGAGAAAACATACCATAGCACCCGTCAAGTACGAGGATGGGAAGCTCTACGTTCTCACTATAAACCCTTTTAATCAAAGCGCCATAAACGAGCTAAGGTTCAAGACAAAGATAAACACTATAGTACCCTTTGTTTCCACGAAAAAGTCTATAGAAGACCTGCTTAACAAGCTGTATCCTGCGGTAGACAGAATTGTGGAGAGCTTTGAAGTGGGTGATGAGGTAGAAATAGAAGCAGAGGAGATGGAACTATCCCCCGAGATGCTGATGGCGGAAGCAGGAGAGGGACCTATCGTTAGATTGGCGAACTTCCTTATAGCGGAAGCGGTAAACCTTGGAGCTTCGGACATACACATAGAGCCTCAGGAAAAAAAGCTCTTGGTAAGATACAGGGTGGACGGTGTTTTGAGAATATACCACGAGTTTCCCGTAAGGATAAAGGACTCTTTGGTAGCAAGGTTCAAGATTATGGCAAACCTTGACATAGCAGAAAAAAGAAGGCCTCAGGATGGAAGGATAAGAACGAGGTTTAAAGGTAAGAAGATAGACCTCAGGCTTTCTACTGTCCCAACGGTTTATGGGGAGAAGGTTGTTATGAGAATTCAGGAAGCGGAGAGGTATTTGAATGTGAAGCTTGACGACCTTGGCTTTGAACCCGATGACCTTGAGAAATTTAGAAAAGCCATATGGACCCCTTGGGGTATGATACTTGTTACTGGACCCACAGGGTCTGGTAAAACCACCACCCTTTACGCATCTCTCATGGAACGCAATAGTCCCGATGTGAACATAATGACCGCAGAAGACCCAGTTGAGGTAGCTATTCCAGGACTAAATCAGGTGCAAATCAACGAGAGAATAGGACTTACCTTCGCAAGTGTTTTGAGAGCCTTTCTAAGACAAGACCCAGACATAATACTCATAGGTGAAATAAGGGACACAGAAACTGCGGAGATAGGCATAAAGGCAGCGCTTACAGGACACTTAGTCTTTTCTACTTTGCACACCAACGACGCACCCTCTTCTGTAACGAGGCTCGTAGACATGGGTATAGAGCCTTTCTTGGTAGGTTCTTCTGTAATACTCATAGTAGCCCAAAGGCTTGTGAGAAAGCTCTGTCCTAAGTGTAAGATGCCGGACGATACACCCAGAGAAGCACTCTACAGGCTCGGTGTCCTAAAATCACCTGATGAGGACATAGTTATCTATAAGGCAAACCCTAAGGGTTGTGAACACTGCAACGGCTCTGGCTATAAAGGCAGGACCGCTGTGCATGAGATACTGGAAGTGGACGAAGAGATGAGAAAGCTCATCGTAAAGGGTGCCACCGCAGAAGACATAAGAGACCTTGCCAGAAAGAAGGGCATGAGAACCCTATATGAAGCTGGTATACTTAAGGTTAGGAAGGGTATAACTTCCCTTGCTGAGGTGGAAAGGGTGCTTGCAAAATAG
- a CDS encoding sulfurtransferase TusA family protein, with product METKAIKHDRELDIRGDICPFTFVKSKLALEQMEVGQVLRVIVDYKPSAESVPKSMREEGQEVLGVNQIAENTWEILIKKAR from the coding sequence ATGGAGACCAAGGCTATTAAACACGACAGGGAGCTGGACATAAGAGGTGATATCTGCCCCTTTACTTTTGTAAAGAGCAAGCTGGCTCTGGAGCAGATGGAGGTGGGTCAGGTGCTAAGGGTTATAGTGGACTACAAGCCTTCTGCAGAGAGCGTTCCCAAGAGCATGAGAGAGGAAGGTCAGGAAGTGCTTGGTGTTAACCAGATTGCAGAGAATACCTGGGAGATATTAATAAAAAAGGCAAGATGA
- a CDS encoding DsrE family protein has protein sequence MKFLIIVTSNPFAKDYNTIINLTRELMKRGEVVIFFSGNGAYYTIRPETRELKDMGARLLYCAHSAHQRGIEKPLDFFESSSTYNLSRLIGEYDKVLNFN, from the coding sequence ATGAAGTTTCTCATCATAGTAACCAGCAACCCCTTTGCTAAGGACTACAACACTATAATCAATCTTACAAGAGAACTTATGAAAAGAGGAGAGGTTGTTATATTCTTCTCTGGAAACGGTGCCTATTACACCATAAGACCCGAAACGAGAGAGCTAAAAGATATGGGAGCAAGGCTACTCTACTGCGCTCACTCCGCACACCAAAGGGGTATAGAAAAGCCTCTTGACTTCTTTGAGAGCAGTTCCACCTACAACCTCTCAAGGCTCATAGGGGAATACGATAAGGTGTTAAACTTTAACTAA
- a CDS encoding DsrE family protein: MKVAFVIKGDPFSWKCHEALRVAMALGISCEVSLILIKDGVYALSRWHPEDLGIQGFDRLIENMGYVNVKVYVEDTSLEERGLKPEDLLCEVEVKSIEDIRSIIASSEAVMIW; the protein is encoded by the coding sequence ATGAAAGTCGCTTTTGTGATAAAGGGAGACCCCTTTTCGTGGAAGTGCCACGAAGCCCTAAGGGTAGCTATGGCTCTTGGAATAAGCTGTGAAGTAAGCCTTATACTTATCAAGGACGGTGTGTATGCCCTTAGCAGGTGGCATCCAGAAGACTTGGGTATTCAGGGCTTTGACCGGCTTATAGAGAATATGGGTTATGTCAATGTAAAGGTTTATGTAGAGGATACCTCCCTTGAAGAGAGGGGTCTAAAGCCAGAAGACCTTCTTTGTGAGGTTGAGGTCAAAAGCATAGAAGACATAAGGAGCATTATCGCAAGCTCGGAGGCGGTTATGATATGGTAA
- a CDS encoding sulfurtransferase TusB: MVKTLWLVRKLGDFSSDLVEEGDIVVLIQDGVLRFPTKKGWYACKEDAQARGIRIPENLTKSYEEIAELIVKCERVVVW, encoded by the coding sequence ATGGTAAAGACCCTTTGGCTTGTAAGAAAACTTGGAGACTTTAGCTCTGACCTTGTGGAGGAGGGAGATATAGTGGTGTTAATTCAAGACGGAGTTCTGAGGTTTCCCACAAAAAAGGGCTGGTATGCCTGCAAGGAAGATGCTCAGGCAAGGGGCATAAGGATACCTGAGAACCTCACGAAAAGCTACGAGGAGATAGCGGAGCTTATAGTAAAATGTGAAAGAGTGGTAGTCTGGTAA
- a CDS encoding 6-pyruvoyl trahydropterin synthase family protein produces MRWQISKTFRFEAGHRVWKQNLTCGRGADFTVGKEVPVNKCINLHGHGYVLEVVLGSNTLSEQDMVMDFYHVKNALKDLIDTMDHSFIIDVNDPMYEELKAVAEKYGALKIFPVDFCPTAEALAKFFYDFLVKKLSEVGLLGDVKVVKVVLWETATSKAEYYGE; encoded by the coding sequence ATGAGGTGGCAGATATCAAAGACCTTCAGGTTTGAGGCAGGACATAGGGTTTGGAAGCAAAACTTAACCTGCGGAAGGGGTGCGGACTTTACCGTAGGTAAAGAAGTCCCAGTAAACAAATGTATAAATCTCCATGGACACGGCTATGTGCTTGAGGTGGTCTTAGGCTCTAATACCCTTTCAGAGCAAGATATGGTTATGGACTTTTATCATGTAAAAAACGCCCTAAAGGACCTCATAGACACCATGGACCACAGTTTCATAATAGACGTAAACGACCCCATGTATGAGGAGCTAAAGGCTGTTGCGGAGAAATATGGAGCTTTAAAGATATTCCCTGTGGATTTTTGTCCTACCGCAGAAGCCCTTGCTAAGTTTTTCTATGACTTTTTAGTGAAAAAGCTTTCTGAGGTTGGTCTTTTGGGAGACGTAAAGGTGGTAAAGGTAGTCCTTTGGGAGACCGCTACCTCAAAGGCAGAATACTACGGTGAATGA
- a CDS encoding primosomal protein N': MNLKLALPNGRTLKVKAHFPYKDSPIGYRVLFSGKTAIVVGLAEEGQEASLEFPDTKPFTTEKHIRAILDTASYYGLMPWYLLYKLLPSAFDWRLEEYITLSDKPIAFLDKNSLEILSWVKARGKVKEESIKKRFGNKPVEYLLELGFLTRKREWKSPKLVEKFYRLCVPLEEALQRLKRLKNKEEASKLVYFLLERRYASLEELKEQGFSSTQIRALLKKGIISQVEDVIPYTNPNFAKLRQEKKPLFRPLGSKSILMGSWHDIRERLFEEFTLHIEMGNSVFVFCDQVELLRSLYEEMYAIFGDRLVLLSSFQREKDFVKNWFRVYEEKGLVVLGSRIALLSPIKDLRLVVVLGDRASRLQDGTDLRHFLFELSRYYGANFCVASPLPPLSLCLREGWHREVFIPSAEVTVIKRKPEEVLTDTAIRLLKEGTKEESLVLVNKVGYAYAYCKACGYIVECPRCGSFLTLSKDKSTVFCTSCGYKGLASCPECGRGLQELGFGIEKAVEEVERLVGLRENITFQTKPELGRTYDNVLVLHADNILSVPWYDSAEEYFSYMWKALSISRKRLIVQTVLDHNPLLEFLKAKDWEGFCREELERRKEENLPPYTRLIRLEVRKEPDLSHLPVEVSKRRVGDLKELLVKVDTKNFASVLKFLRSIRPMRLEVL, from the coding sequence ATGAACCTAAAGCTGGCTCTACCTAATGGAAGAACCCTAAAGGTAAAGGCTCACTTTCCCTACAAAGACAGTCCCATAGGCTATAGGGTCTTATTCTCGGGAAAGACCGCAATAGTGGTAGGTCTTGCGGAGGAAGGTCAGGAGGCAAGTCTTGAGTTTCCAGACACAAAACCCTTTACAACAGAAAAGCACATAAGGGCTATCCTTGATACCGCAAGCTATTACGGACTTATGCCCTGGTATCTTTTGTATAAGCTTTTGCCCTCTGCCTTTGATTGGAGGCTGGAGGAGTATATAACCCTTTCTGATAAGCCTATAGCCTTTTTGGATAAAAACAGTCTTGAAATCCTCAGCTGGGTAAAAGCAAGGGGTAAGGTAAAGGAAGAGAGCATAAAAAAGCGTTTTGGAAACAAGCCTGTGGAATACCTTCTGGAGCTTGGGTTTCTCACGAGAAAAAGAGAGTGGAAAAGCCCAAAACTTGTGGAGAAGTTCTATAGGCTATGTGTTCCCTTGGAGGAAGCTCTACAAAGGCTCAAAAGGTTGAAAAACAAAGAGGAAGCGTCAAAACTTGTCTACTTTTTGCTTGAGAGACGGTATGCCAGCTTGGAGGAGTTGAAGGAGCAGGGCTTTAGCTCCACACAGATAAGGGCTCTTTTAAAGAAAGGCATTATTTCACAGGTAGAAGATGTCATACCCTACACAAACCCAAATTTTGCTAAGCTAAGGCAGGAAAAAAAGCCTCTATTTAGACCGCTTGGGAGCAAGAGCATATTGATGGGTAGTTGGCATGATATAAGGGAGAGGCTTTTTGAAGAGTTTACCTTGCATATAGAGATGGGAAACTCCGTCTTTGTCTTTTGTGACCAAGTTGAGTTATTGAGAAGCCTTTACGAAGAAATGTATGCTATTTTTGGCGATAGGCTTGTGCTTCTTAGCTCCTTTCAAAGGGAAAAGGACTTTGTGAAAAACTGGTTCAGAGTTTACGAGGAGAAGGGTCTTGTGGTGCTGGGAAGCAGGATAGCTCTGCTATCTCCTATAAAAGACCTAAGACTTGTGGTTGTTCTTGGAGACAGGGCTTCAAGGCTTCAAGATGGGACGGACCTAAGACACTTTCTCTTTGAGCTTTCTCGCTATTATGGTGCTAACTTTTGTGTGGCAAGTCCACTGCCACCCCTTAGCCTGTGCCTCAGAGAGGGCTGGCACAGGGAAGTGTTTATACCCTCTGCGGAGGTAACAGTAATAAAGAGAAAGCCAGAGGAGGTGCTTACAGATACCGCAATAAGACTTTTGAAGGAGGGCACAAAAGAAGAGAGCCTTGTCCTTGTAAACAAGGTGGGTTATGCCTACGCCTACTGTAAGGCTTGTGGCTATATAGTGGAGTGTCCAAGGTGTGGTAGCTTTTTAACCCTCAGTAAGGACAAAAGCACCGTCTTTTGCACTTCTTGTGGATACAAGGGATTGGCAAGCTGTCCTGAGTGTGGAAGGGGGCTTCAAGAACTTGGCTTTGGTATAGAGAAGGCAGTGGAAGAGGTAGAAAGACTTGTAGGACTGAGGGAAAACATAACCTTTCAAACAAAGCCAGAGCTCGGTAGGACCTACGATAACGTGCTTGTGCTACATGCGGACAATATTCTCTCTGTCCCATGGTATGACTCTGCGGAGGAATATTTCTCCTATATGTGGAAGGCTCTAAGCATAAGTAGGAAAAGGCTCATAGTCCAAACGGTCTTAGACCACAACCCCCTTTTGGAGTTTTTAAAGGCGAAGGACTGGGAAGGCTTTTGCAGAGAGGAGCTCGAAAGGAGAAAGGAAGAAAACCTTCCACCCTACACAAGGCTCATAAGACTTGAGGTAAGAAAGGAGCCAGACCTTAGCCACCTTCCTGTAGAGGTAAGCAAAAGAAGGGTGGGAGACCTAAAGGAGTTGCTTGTAAAAGTAGACACTAAAAACTTTGCCTCGGTTTTGAAGTTCCTAAGGTCCATAAGACCTATGCGTTTGGAAGTATTATAA
- a CDS encoding molecular chaperone TorD family protein, with protein sequence MEEGIKGIAFFYNTFSELFLTKDYYYLNQLCENMTTSDYSEHALRILEHINSRRLPAELDFIDEVSLLERDYREVDKNQLIMSYEHLGYRLEEGYEPDHIGIELKFLALLCVEEDITKAYINQYRFIHNRLSWLRHLEDALKGKGLMALKDCLSFLTSFLRDHKAFLMKQLRIEPSH encoded by the coding sequence ATGGAAGAGGGTATAAAGGGTATAGCCTTTTTTTACAATACCTTTTCTGAGTTATTTCTCACAAAGGATTATTACTATTTAAACCAACTCTGTGAAAATATGACAACTTCTGACTACTCGGAGCATGCCCTAAGAATACTTGAACATATAAACAGTAGAAGGCTTCCTGCAGAGCTTGACTTTATTGATGAGGTCTCTTTGCTGGAAAGAGATTACAGAGAGGTTGACAAAAACCAACTTATCATGTCTTATGAGCACCTCGGCTATCGTCTTGAAGAAGGTTATGAGCCTGACCATATTGGGATAGAGCTTAAGTTCTTAGCCCTATTGTGTGTGGAAGAGGATATAACAAAGGCTTATATAAATCAGTATAGGTTCATCCATAACAGGCTATCATGGCTAAGACACCTTGAAGATGCCCTTAAGGGCAAAGGCTTAATGGCACTGAAAGACTGCCTTTCTTTTCTTACCTCCTTTTTAAGAGACCACAAAGCCTTTCTAATGAAACAACTTCGGATAGAACCCTCTCACTAA